A single genomic interval of Heliangelus exortis chromosome 20, bHelExo1.hap1, whole genome shotgun sequence harbors:
- the SLC16A3 gene encoding monocarboxylate transporter 4 isoform X1, with translation MGAVVVDDGPSGVKAPDGGWGWAVLFGCFIITGFSYAFPKAVSVFFKELIREFGIGYSDTAWISSILLAMLYGTGPLCSVCVNRFGCRPVMLVGGLFASMGMVTASFCTSIIQIYFTAGVITGLGLALNFQPSLIMLNRYFDKRRPLANGLSAAGSPVFLCALSPLGQILQHEYGWRGGFLILGGILLNCCVCGALMRPLEPPKKSEATKESPEKRVKKKLLDFSVFKDGGFVIYTLAASIMVLGLFVPPVFVVNYAKDLGYQDTKAAFLLTILGFIDIFARPICGMVASLKWVRPRCVYLFSFAMIFNGFTDLMGSMSVDYSGLVVFCIFFGISYGMVGALQFEVLMAIVGTQKFSSAIGLVLLAEAMAVLIGPPSAGKLLDATGRYMFVFITAGTEVTTSAFVLALGNFFCIKKKSEEPHTKDEAKVDSIEVEQFLKDEPEKNGKVVTNPETCV, from the exons ATGGGAGCTGTAGTGGTTGATGATGGTCCATCTGGTGTTAAAGCCCCTGATGgcggctggggctgggctgtcCTTTTTGGCTGCTTTATCATCACAGGATTCTCCTATGCCTTTCCTAAGGCAGTTAGCGTCTTCTTTAAAGAACTTATCCGGGAATTTGGCATTGGATATAGTGACACCGCATGGATTTCCTCCATTCTGTTGGCCATGCTTTATGGAACAG GTCCTCTGTGTAGTGTATGTGTCAATCGCTTTGGCTGTCGCCCTGTCATGCTGGTGGGTGGCCTTTTTGCCTCAATGGGGATGGTGACAGCCTCTTTCTGCACAAGCATAATTCAGATCTATTTTACTGCAGGTGTGATTACTG GTTTGGGTCTGGCACTGAACTTTCAGCCTTCACTCATCATGCTAAACCGTTACTTTGACAAACGTCGGCCCTTAGCCAATGGGCTATCCGCTGCTGGCAGTCCTGTGTTTCTTTGTGCACTCTCACCATTGGGGCAGATACTACAACACGAGTATGGTTGGAGAGGAGGATTCCTTATATTAGGTGGGATTCTGCTCAACTGCTGTGTATGTGGAGCATTAATGAGGCCTTTGGAGCCACCCAAAAAGTCTGAAGCTACCAAAGAATCACCTGAGAAGAGAGTGAAGAAAAAACTTCTGGATTTCAGTGTGTTTAAAGATGGTGGTTTTGTAATCTACACACTAGCAGCATCTATCATGGTGCTGGGCCTCTTTGTTCCCCCAGTTTTTGTTGTGAATTATGCCAAGGATTTAGGGTATCAGGATaccaaagcagcttttcttctgaCTATTCTGGGATTCATTGATATCTTTGCTCGGCCTATTTGTGGGATGGTAGCTAGTCTTAAGTGGGTTAGACCACGCTGTGTCTACCTCTTCAGCTTTGCTATGATTTTCAATGGCTTTACAGATCTCATGGGTTCTATGTCTGTTGATTATAGTGGCTTGGTGgtcttttgcattttctttggtATTTCTTATGGAATGGTAGGGGCTCTTCAGTTTGAAGTTCTCATGGCTATTGTTGGTACTCAGAAGTTTTCCAGTGCTATCGGTCTGGTGCTCCTGGCAGAAGCTATGGCTGTTCTAATTGGTCCACCATCGGCAG GAAAACTCTTGGATGCAACAGGGAGGTacatgtttgtttttattactgCTGGAACTGAAGTTACCACCTCAGCATTTGTATTGGCATTGGGAAATTTCTtctgcattaagaaaaaatcagaagaacCACACACAAAAGATGAAGCCAAGGTGGACTCTATTGAAGTGGAGCAGTTTCTGAAAGATGAGcctgaaaaaaatggcaaagttGTAACTAACCCAGAAACTTGTGTGTGA
- the SLC16A3 gene encoding monocarboxylate transporter 4 isoform X2, with the protein MGAVVVDDGPSGVKAPDGGWGWAVLFGCFIITGFSYAFPKAVSVFFKELIREFGIGYSDTAWISSILLAMLYGTGPLCSVCVNRFGCRPVMLVGGLFASMGMVTASFCTSIIQIYFTAGVITGLGLALNFQPSLIMLNRYFDKRRPLANGLSAAGSPVFLCALSPLGQILQHEYGWRGGFLILGALQFEVLMAIVGTQKFSSAIGLVLLAEAMAVLIGPPSAGKLLDATGRYMFVFITAGTEVTTSAFVLALGNFFCIKKKSEEPHTKDEAKVDSIEVEQFLKDEPEKNGKVVTNPETCV; encoded by the exons ATGGGAGCTGTAGTGGTTGATGATGGTCCATCTGGTGTTAAAGCCCCTGATGgcggctggggctgggctgtcCTTTTTGGCTGCTTTATCATCACAGGATTCTCCTATGCCTTTCCTAAGGCAGTTAGCGTCTTCTTTAAAGAACTTATCCGGGAATTTGGCATTGGATATAGTGACACCGCATGGATTTCCTCCATTCTGTTGGCCATGCTTTATGGAACAG GTCCTCTGTGTAGTGTATGTGTCAATCGCTTTGGCTGTCGCCCTGTCATGCTGGTGGGTGGCCTTTTTGCCTCAATGGGGATGGTGACAGCCTCTTTCTGCACAAGCATAATTCAGATCTATTTTACTGCAGGTGTGATTACTG GTTTGGGTCTGGCACTGAACTTTCAGCCTTCACTCATCATGCTAAACCGTTACTTTGACAAACGTCGGCCCTTAGCCAATGGGCTATCCGCTGCTGGCAGTCCTGTGTTTCTTTGTGCACTCTCACCATTGGGGCAGATACTACAACACGAGTATGGTTGGAGAGGAGGATTCCTTATATTAG GGGCTCTTCAGTTTGAAGTTCTCATGGCTATTGTTGGTACTCAGAAGTTTTCCAGTGCTATCGGTCTGGTGCTCCTGGCAGAAGCTATGGCTGTTCTAATTGGTCCACCATCGGCAG GAAAACTCTTGGATGCAACAGGGAGGTacatgtttgtttttattactgCTGGAACTGAAGTTACCACCTCAGCATTTGTATTGGCATTGGGAAATTTCTtctgcattaagaaaaaatcagaagaacCACACACAAAAGATGAAGCCAAGGTGGACTCTATTGAAGTGGAGCAGTTTCTGAAAGATGAGcctgaaaaaaatggcaaagttGTAACTAACCCAGAAACTTGTGTGTGA